The nucleotide sequence TCAATCTTCATAAAGATATTTTGTTTGAAAAGTACaagtttttttgaaagaatattACATAGTTCAAAAGTAACACAAATGGATCTACCAAATACTTATTGACTGAGATAACACCTCCCCCTTCAAATCGAATCAGTTGAACTGTTTATTTCTTCTCATTGATCTCAAATTTTCATTCCACAGAACTACTCGATCGATATAATGAAGAACATTTAAACTTAAACTATTCGAttaatcaaaagaaaattaaaacttattttgtatAACCCAAATTATCGccagcatcatcatcatatcttccTCAAAAGTCAAAGTCCTTGAACACCTTCTTAACTTGTTCAAGCGTCACAAACAAAATCACCGTGAACGGTGCTTGCCTCGACACCGTCGGCCAAAACCCTTTATACAAGGCCATGATCCCTTCCGCTCTCACCGTCTTCAACGCGCAATCAACCGCCCCTTTATACGGCGGCGGGGTCCCCGCCACCACCTTCATATTCATCACCCTCGTCTTAATCACATCCACCGGATTCGACGCGACCGACGCCACAAACCCCGCCGCGAAACTCGACGTCACGTGCGTCCCGAGCCCGTCTCTCATCAACCCTTTCTCCAAAATCGTCTCTTTCACCGAGTCGTAAGTAGCCAGCTGCGACGCCGTCACGAGCATCGCTCTGTTGATCGTCATCGACGACCCTCTCCACAGAGACGTGACGCCTTCGCCGCGAACCATCTGCGCGATCGCGTCCAAAACGCTCTTGTAGTTTCTCCGGTCGGCCAACGGGAGACGCCCGTCGGCTTGCATGCGCACCATCGCGACGTCcgccgggtttcccacggcggCGCCGATCCCTCCGGCGATGAACCCGGCGGCGAGTTTGCGGGTTAAAGGGATCGACTTTGTTTCCGGGTCGGTCCATTTAG is from Brassica napus cultivar Da-Ae chromosome A4, Da-Ae, whole genome shotgun sequence and encodes:
- the LOC106429401 gene encoding mitochondrial uncoupling protein 5, with amino-acid sequence MGLKGFAEGGIASIVAGCSTHPLDLIKVRMQLQGESAPVQTSLRPALAFQTSSSSVHAPPPPPRVGIIGIGSRIIRQEGTRALFSGVSATVLRQTLYSTTRMGLYDILKTKWTDPETKSIPLTRKLAAGFIAGGIGAAVGNPADVAMVRMQADGRLPLADRRNYKSVLDAIAQMVRGEGVTSLWRGSSMTINRAMLVTASQLATYDSVKETILEKGLMRDGLGTHVTSSFAAGFVASVASNPVDVIKTRVMNMKVVAGTPPPYKGAVDCALKTVRAEGIMALYKGFWPTVSRQAPFTVILFVTLEQVKKVFKDFDF